ATGCGAGACTAACAAATAGACCATCGTTACAAAATCTTTGCCACAAAGAAGACGGGGCTTGGCCCATataaatgagaagaaaagtGGAAGAAGGACAAAAACGAAGCCCAGTCGGCAAGATGGATAAAGCAAAATCGGCCTCTACCTGCACCATCTCTATCCAAATCCAAATGTCTATCCACAGTTTCCAACACACATCCAATTATCCCaaaggtaaaaaaaataaacgtGTAGTCCTAGgtgtatactaaaatcagttagccatcaatatatttaaaaaaaaatcagctaccaatatactaaaatataaaaatatattaaaaataaattaaattacatatatatttatacacaaatatattgatgattaattttagtgattaattttagtgattaattttaatttaagaatatatttttaaaaataaataaaaaaatgttaacttattttttaaatttttaaataattatttttaatttttatatcttcacagaaatgatatatatatatatatatatatatataataatttaaatatcaatTAAATGTAAATCTTGGAATTCCCTCCAAGAAATAGGACAAAACTCTGAATGAGCACCGATGGAGAGTGAGAAAGCAAGCAAGTGACCACTGTAACGCCAACACTTTCCCCGCACCGTAACCCGACATATACACCCATCCCATGCAACCCCTAACCATCTGTATTCCACCATTCCACGTGTCGTCACTCTCCACTCCTTAAATTAACTCTCTTTATCTATCAATCTATCTTTCTCTGCAACACATACACCCACCTTCATTATGGCTGACATTCAACAGTACTACCAGCAAGACCACCAAGATGTCTCAGCCACCAAGGAACGCtcttcttcccacatccttGCCCTCGCCACCCTCCTTCCTTTCGGTGCCTCACTCCTCTTCCTCGCCGGAGTCACTCTCCTCGCCACCCTCATCGGCGTCGCCCTCGCAACCCCCCTCTTTATAATCTTCAGCCCAATCTTGATCCCCGCAGCTCTCGTCATCGCCTTCTCCGTCTCGGGATTCTTGACATCGGGTGCCTTCGGCGTAACCTCAGTCTCTTCGTTCGCGTGGATGGCCAGTTATCTCCGCCGATCTCGCCTTCAAGAAAGTCTGCTGCATGCCAAGGACCGGGCTCAGCAGATTATGTCCAACATGGCCCAACGAGCCAAAGAGGCTGGTGACACTGTCGTTAGTAAGGCCCAAGACACGGCCCAACAAGCCCACGATGCACCGACTGACACCGACAGTACCGTATCCGTGACCCCGTCTGAGTCCCAGACGAGTGATACACATAGTGGGAGTGGGAGTCGGGGTGGGGGTGGGACCCAAACGAAAGACACCGCCTCTACCACCGAGACTAAGGATGAGGGAGGAGGAGGGGGAAAGAGCAAAGATCGAAAGAAAACATCGTCCTGAgctattttatattatatattatgcgttatatatatatttagttcCATCTGTATTTCATTATCGCTGCTGTTTTTGAATTCAGAAGCCTGTGTTTTTGTTCGTCTCCTAGAGTTTGAATTCTACTGTATGCTTATCTTgcttaaataattttatttcatttcatACATGAGTACATGTCcacattttaaataatttatttttacttcATAAATTAGTATTCATATAGCATGCTTTAGAAAAAGACTAGATTAGGCTATTAATTAATCAATACGGATACTAAGTGACCAATTCCAGAAGGAAACTAAAACTACCTGATAGACTAACTCATCTATATTAActgaattaactaactaaacaGAGTTAAAATATCTGTTTCACTACAATCATTAATTCATTATAACTCTCCGAACGTCAAAAAGAGACCCTACACTGAGTTtgcttttgagttttgaaaagGTAGATTCTGGTCAATATATAGATGTCTGAGAAGGGTATGCACTACATAGAATAGAAATTTTAGTTCTGTGTCTCCCTCCCATAAAGTGAAAGTCAATTTCCAAGTGCTTTGAAAAGTTGTCAATgcatttgtattttatatttaacacGATGAGGAAGGAATTTTGCATAACTCTTACAGATGTATAGAAGATAACCTTTCTATAAACTCCATGAAATTTTCATCTGTATCAAGCATGCTAATTCTAACGTATTTTGGGCTAACCCCAAAACGCTCCCCACTTCTTGATAAGATCTTGTGTTGTCTAAGGAAGCTTGCGCAATCCTCTATTAACCCCTCGCACTTCAACCACAAAAAAGCTGCAACCATATCACACGTACAACGATCACCTCATCAATAGTTTCAAATGAGTTCCTAGCTACTCAAATTTATCGATTTCattatcaaattaatttaatatggATTATCATGTAAAAacatttcatattttaaataagCATTTTAGTCCTTTTTGTGTCTTGTCTTAAAATGCGTAATAAATTGTATGAGTTGAACAGGGATTACTCCTACAAAGACTTCTTCAAGTAAAGATGGTACTATTAACCGTTAAATGaattgatatattttaataaatatatttgattgaattatctaataatttacAATACTATCTTTACATTAAGATGTCTTTGTAGAAGTAGTCACATTATAATATTTAAGATAAAACATTCATCAAATTTGGAACaaataataatttgaaaagaGAGTTACCTGGTTGAGGTTGAGTGTAGTGATTGAAGAAGTTGCAGAAAGCAGGAGAAAAGTTAGGCAGAGTGAATAAGGCATTACCCTCAACTGCTGCTCTCAATTTCCTCCATCTATGAGCCATGATTTCATAGCTATACTTGAAGaatgattcttcttcttcacagCTGTCAGACACTGCCTCCAAAATCTTAGCAGCTCTCAGTTGAGAATCCTTAGACACACCTATTGTATTTAGCTCTATAAATTTCGTCATCTTCTTCGCCACCACAGAGTCTTTAACCAGCGCCCATCTACAATGTAACTACAATTATTTAGTTTATCATTGAATAATTGCCTAAAACTATTCTATCTGCATACATGTGTAGTAAATTGTGAACCTTATATGGTTAATTATCTAAGAAATAAAGCTAATGGAAAACTCGAATCTTTATTTAGATATTAGATACTACATTCATAAAAATGATGTGAAAATCATTGTTACGATTACTGGTAAGATATAAAGACAAAGTACataaatgatataattttttttatctctatTTATGTCTCATCCAATTAACTGTGAAATAGACTGTTATGAAAAAAGTGAACTAAAGCGGACTTGTGCCTGATAAGAAATAAAAGTGAGAGTAGTtggaagttagttaccctatgCGAGTGCCAGAATGACCAGTGGCTTTTGAGAGAGTGAAAAGGGTGAGGTCATGATCTGAAGGGTATGAAATGGGAGTGTACTGAGGCCAATAATAAGCAAGGTCATGAATAAACAATCCCTGCCTCTTGTTCTTGACCACTGATTCCCTTGTGTATCCATCAGGGTTATTTGGTGAAGTTACCAGCTCTATGTAGGGACCATCTTTCTCATCATCATAAGTCTCTGCATCTCCACCCCATTTGTATAGCCCCGATTTCTGGTAATCTGTCATTGATGGGTACGACTGCCGCAACGGCGGATCAGAAAATTTGATAACCAGAACAAATTATGCATAACatgaaacaaaatgaaaaagttCGAGTAGTGGCAGTGACAAATCCAAAATTTTAGGCAGTGAGGGCAAAACATGTAGTATATAAATATAACAAACACAATCTTATAaacatcaaaatatataaaaatattaaatattaaatattttttattatactaaTAAATAACACTGTAGTTATTAATTcacttttttataaattaaatatataagaataaataaattaaatatatttatgatTACATATTTACagtgttagtttttttttttatgaataaatttgtcaacgtttaaattttttgtgattaaaaataattatttacttttttaatataaaaataaatataattttttaataggatggaacacatatatatatattttatagtttttcaaaatattagtgGAGCACTTATCCGCACAAATTATAGCATGGATATGTACCTAAGTAAtgaaatcaaatttaataatataataaaaataattatacataattttttttttctgctcaATACATTTCCAAATTTTAGTGTGAGCAATTGTCACCCAAGTATACGAGTGTGTTCGTCCCTATGTTATATGCAATGAACCAACCGACTTTACTATTATTACACCTACACAAAACTCTGCTACCAATTTAAAAAAGTGCCTACTCTGATGCAGAGTACAAAAGAGTAAGAGTAAATGGCAAGTTATGACGGTCTGTCGGTCTTTCATTTTCTGTGTAAATAAAATATAGTCGCACCACCAAACAGGTCGACACTGTATTCTATGTATATTATTAATGTGTACGTGAGTATTTGccatttaaaaaagatatgactAACCGAGTAATAGGGTAGTGCTGAGACAACAGTAATGGGTTGATGAGAATGATGAGTGGGAGACAAAGCATAGAGAGCAGCAAGAAAGAGCTGAGAGGAGCCTGTGCCAACAACAATATGGCGCCCTTGTGTCACTGCATTTCCAACCAAATTGTGAAGTCTCACAACCTCTTCAGCAAGCTCGGGTTCCATGAACCAACAAATGTTTTCTCCTTGCGAGAAATAGCTCATTGACTCCCACCCTGCAATTGTGATACTTGTTTTCTCACCTCTCTTTCTCCAATATCTTTCATACATTCTAGGATCTCCACTGCATTCCATCATCATTACTTTCAAATTACTTAATTAACAATCATAATTACACATGCTAGAAACATGAAAAGTATGAAATAATAACGTGATGGAACAGGGTAAAGTGAAACTGTGatattctttttcaatttttcattgtAATATCAATTGGATATTCTTTTTCACTTGTAACGGGATATTCTTGTTTGCAACAAATGTATCTATCATGTTTTCACTAAGGGTGATTAA
Above is a genomic segment from Arachis stenosperma cultivar V10309 chromosome 1, arast.V10309.gnm1.PFL2, whole genome shotgun sequence containing:
- the LOC130944636 gene encoding oleosin H2-like, which codes for MADIQQYYQQDHQDVSATKERSSSHILALATLLPFGASLLFLAGVTLLATLIGVALATPLFIIFSPILIPAALVIAFSVSGFLTSGAFGVTSVSSFAWMASYLRRSRLQESLLHAKDRAQQIMSNMAQRAKEAGDTVVSKAQDTAQQAHDAPTDTDSTVSVTPSESQTSDTHSGSGSRGGGGTQTKDTASTTETKDEGGGGGKSKDRKKTSS
- the LOC130940119 gene encoding tryptophan aminotransferase-related protein 2-like; protein product: MASGNQRMKKKMENPPRSMLRHVLVVSLALNVSFILRIMLYQTQQTHHKSPFSISSSSSTATRRRSLVNSTRSDRPPDKERLINLDHGDPRMYERYWRKRGEKTSITIAGWESMSYFSQGENICWFMEPELAEEVVRLHNLVGNAVTQGRHIVVGTGSSQLFLAALYALSPTHHSHQPITVVSALPYYSSYPSMTDYQKSGLYKWGGDAETYDDEKDGPYIELVTSPNNPDGYTRESVVKNKRQGLFIHDLAYYWPQYTPISYPSDHDLTLFTLSKATGHSGTRIGWALVKDSVVAKKMTKFIELNTIGVSKDSQLRAAKILEAVSDSCEEEESFFKYSYEIMAHRWRKLRAAVEGNALFTLPNFSPAFCNFFNHYTQPQPAFLWLKCEGLIEDCASFLRQHKILSRSGERFGVSPKYVRISMLDTDENFMEFIERLSSIHL